One Pseudodesulfovibrio senegalensis DNA segment encodes these proteins:
- the lon gene encoding endopeptidase La, whose translation MFHDGDDENGIQNLDLPPELPVLAVRDIVVFNYMILPLFVGREKSVKAVDAALSGDRYILILTQKDESVDDPGPDDLYQTGTVGMIMRMLKMPDGRLKVLVQGLARAKVRRFTANDPYHIAKIEPLLEPETVELTPEHEALMRSSREQSEKILGLRGISSGDIMSVLNNVNEPGRLADLIASNLRIKVAEAQKILESYDPISRLQRVNEQLVKEVEVASMQNKIQASAKEGMDKAQRDFFLREQLKAIKRELGDEHDENEDIDELRKAIETSGMPKDVMKEAFKQLRRLESMHSESSEATVIRTYLDWMTELPWKKTSRDRLDIKKAKTILDEDHYDLDKVKERILEYLSVRKLNPKMKGPILCFVGPPGVGKTSLGRSIARSLGRKFHRMSLGGMRDEAEIRGHRRTYIGSMPGRIVQAIKQCGTRNPVIMLDEIDKLGSDFRGDPSSALLEVLDPEQNFGFTDHYLNVPFDLSKVMFICTANVLDTIPGPLRDRMEIIRIPGYTEHEKAVITKRYIIPRQTRENGLAEDEMVISDKLVARVIREYTREAGLRNVEQKIGTVCRKMARKKAEGEKGPFKVSPKNLHKLLGPPIFIDDEKEKTLPAGVAMGLAWTPVGGEMLHVEVSTMPGKGKLILTGKLGDVMKESAQAALSMARAKADAYGIEPDFADKFDIHVHVPAGATPKDGPSAGVTLVTALISALTETPVDPDVAMTGEISLRGRVLPVGGIKEKILAAVSRRMKKVIIPAQNKKDLEEIPAELRRKIKIVTVERVEEVWPLAKAE comes from the coding sequence CTGTTTCACGACGGCGACGATGAAAACGGCATCCAGAACCTTGACCTCCCGCCCGAACTGCCCGTGCTGGCCGTGCGGGATATCGTTGTCTTCAACTACATGATCCTGCCCCTGTTCGTGGGACGCGAAAAATCCGTGAAGGCCGTGGATGCGGCCCTTTCCGGCGACCGCTACATCCTCATCCTGACCCAGAAGGACGAGTCCGTGGACGACCCCGGTCCGGACGACCTGTACCAGACCGGCACGGTGGGCATGATCATGCGCATGCTCAAAATGCCGGACGGCCGCCTCAAGGTGCTCGTGCAGGGCCTGGCCCGGGCCAAGGTCCGCAGGTTCACGGCCAACGACCCCTACCATATCGCGAAAATCGAGCCGCTGCTGGAACCGGAAACCGTGGAACTCACGCCCGAACACGAGGCGCTGATGCGCTCCTCGCGCGAACAGAGCGAAAAGATACTGGGACTGCGCGGCATTTCCTCCGGCGACATCATGAGCGTGCTCAACAACGTGAACGAACCCGGACGACTGGCCGACCTGATCGCTTCCAACCTGCGCATCAAGGTTGCCGAAGCCCAGAAAATCCTTGAGAGCTACGACCCCATCAGCAGATTGCAGCGGGTCAACGAGCAGCTTGTCAAGGAGGTGGAAGTCGCCTCCATGCAGAACAAGATTCAGGCTTCGGCCAAGGAAGGCATGGATAAGGCCCAGCGCGATTTCTTCCTTCGCGAGCAGCTCAAGGCCATCAAACGCGAGCTGGGCGACGAGCACGACGAGAACGAAGACATCGACGAATTGCGCAAGGCCATCGAAACGTCGGGCATGCCCAAAGACGTGATGAAAGAAGCCTTCAAGCAGCTGCGCCGACTCGAATCCATGCATTCGGAATCTTCGGAAGCGACGGTCATCCGCACCTATCTGGACTGGATGACCGAACTGCCATGGAAAAAAACCTCGCGCGACAGGCTGGACATCAAAAAGGCCAAGACCATCTTGGACGAGGATCATTATGATCTGGACAAGGTCAAGGAACGCATCCTCGAATACCTTTCCGTGCGCAAGCTCAACCCGAAGATGAAAGGCCCCATCCTCTGTTTCGTGGGTCCTCCGGGCGTGGGCAAAACCTCGCTGGGCCGCTCCATCGCGCGCAGCCTCGGGCGCAAATTCCACCGCATGTCGCTGGGCGGCATGCGCGACGAAGCCGAAATCCGCGGCCACAGGCGCACCTACATCGGTTCCATGCCCGGCCGCATCGTGCAGGCCATCAAGCAGTGCGGCACCCGGAACCCGGTCATCATGCTGGATGAAATCGACAAGCTCGGCTCGGATTTCCGGGGCGACCCGTCCTCGGCCCTGCTCGAGGTGCTGGACCCGGAACAGAACTTCGGCTTTACCGATCATTACCTGAACGTGCCATTTGACCTTTCCAAGGTCATGTTCATCTGCACGGCCAACGTGCTGGACACCATTCCCGGCCCCCTGCGCGACCGCATGGAGATCATCCGCATTCCCGGATACACGGAACACGAAAAGGCCGTGATCACCAAGCGGTACATCATTCCCCGCCAGACCCGCGAAAACGGGCTTGCCGAGGACGAAATGGTCATCAGCGACAAACTGGTGGCGCGCGTCATCCGCGAATACACCCGCGAGGCCGGACTGCGCAACGTGGAGCAGAAGATCGGCACGGTATGCCGCAAAATGGCCCGCAAAAAGGCCGAGGGCGAAAAGGGACCGTTCAAGGTCTCGCCCAAGAATCTGCACAAATTGCTCGGCCCGCCCATATTCATTGACGATGAAAAGGAAAAGACCTTGCCCGCAGGTGTAGCCATGGGCCTTGCCTGGACCCCGGTGGGCGGCGAAATGCTGCATGTGGAAGTGAGCACCATGCCCGGCAAGGGCAAGCTCATCCTTACCGGCAAGCTCGGCGACGTCATGAAGGAATCCGCTCAGGCGGCCCTTTCCATGGCCCGGGCCAAGGCCGACGCCTACGGCATCGAACCGGACTTTGCCGACAAGTTCGACATCCATGTGCACGTCCCGGCCGGAGCCACGCCCAAGGACGGCCCGTCCGCAGGTGTGACCCTGGTCACGGCCCTGATCTCGGCCCTGACCGAAACCCCCGTGGACCCGGATGTAGCCATGACCGGAGAAATCAGCCTGCGTGGCCGCGTGCTGCCCGTGGGCGGCATCAAGGAAAAAATCCTTGCCGCTGTTTCCCGGCGCATGAAAAAGGTCATCATCCCGGCACAGAACAAAAAGGATCTGGAAGAAATCCCCGCGGAACTGCGGCGCAAGATCAAGATCGTCACCGTGGAACGCGTGGAGGAGGTCTGGCCGCTGGCCAAGGCCGAATAA
- a CDS encoding biotin/lipoyl-binding protein: MPTTFEKNQLRKSHRVNLPAKAFMAGGEYPVLDWSLEGFRCSVPNDDLHDDWVGDVTFILPLSGMNVTFDAVARLRRRGESGAGFSFDSINDRSKMLLKTYIQASIEGKLDDIQGIISRVEATEIPMETEKPLTMEERTAFRRSFTGRALVYWVLGIVLFGLILLVLYNNFSRAVSTRGVVSGALVDVAPEMTGYLREVPVSEGDSVEEGQTLFVMDDSHVLRRIEQIKLDIEVAKQELSQLFTDLAEEDRALGMYRSAADLQVQMVQQQMQGVRAKIDLAKKEFKRAEALLASGVVSRSFWDERRKTMLEEEARLAELNEELKLARRNVVSTKDGKYLSDGAARGRTRELSADIEVQKRKLEAQRYRLVEAMADLEKTHVAARQAGEVYSVKRIAGTFLRPGESVMTVRAKDVQPWILARFTFQEAQRLSPGDAADVYVPSSGRLYHGTVRALGHHAMASGGAVSQDLEISMNEVPVKISLDEPAPELVPGLGVEARVSTPVLPEITAYFGDIKGKAN; this comes from the coding sequence ATGCCGACGACATTCGAAAAAAATCAATTGCGCAAGTCCCACCGGGTGAACCTGCCTGCCAAGGCGTTCATGGCCGGGGGGGAATATCCTGTTCTGGACTGGTCGCTGGAAGGGTTCCGGTGTTCGGTTCCCAACGACGACCTGCACGACGACTGGGTCGGGGATGTGACGTTCATTTTGCCGCTCTCCGGCATGAACGTGACCTTTGATGCCGTGGCACGGCTGCGCAGGCGCGGCGAAAGCGGCGCGGGGTTTTCCTTTGACAGCATCAACGACCGCAGCAAAATGTTGCTCAAAACCTATATTCAGGCCAGCATCGAGGGCAAGCTCGACGATATTCAGGGCATCATCTCCCGTGTGGAAGCCACGGAAATTCCCATGGAAACGGAAAAGCCCCTGACCATGGAGGAGCGCACCGCGTTTCGCCGCAGTTTTACCGGGCGCGCATTGGTTTACTGGGTGCTGGGGATCGTGCTGTTCGGGCTGATTCTGCTGGTGCTGTACAATAATTTTTCCCGCGCGGTGAGTACGCGCGGCGTGGTTTCCGGCGCCTTGGTGGACGTGGCTCCCGAGATGACCGGATACCTTCGCGAAGTGCCGGTCAGCGAAGGTGATTCCGTGGAGGAAGGGCAGACGCTCTTTGTGATGGACGACAGTCATGTCCTTCGCCGGATCGAGCAGATAAAGCTGGATATCGAGGTGGCCAAGCAGGAACTTTCCCAGCTGTTCACTGATCTTGCGGAAGAGGATCGCGCTTTGGGCATGTATCGCAGCGCCGCGGATCTGCAGGTGCAGATGGTGCAGCAGCAGATGCAGGGTGTGCGAGCCAAGATCGATTTGGCGAAAAAGGAATTCAAGCGGGCCGAGGCGCTGCTGGCCAGCGGGGTTGTCAGCCGTTCCTTCTGGGACGAACGACGCAAGACCATGCTGGAGGAGGAGGCCCGGCTTGCGGAACTGAACGAGGAACTCAAACTCGCCCGGCGCAACGTTGTTAGCACCAAGGACGGCAAGTACCTTTCGGATGGGGCGGCCCGCGGCAGGACCCGCGAACTGAGTGCCGACATCGAGGTGCAGAAGCGCAAGCTTGAAGCGCAACGGTATCGTCTTGTGGAAGCCATGGCCGACCTTGAAAAGACGCATGTTGCCGCCCGTCAGGCCGGGGAAGTCTATTCGGTCAAACGCATTGCCGGAACGTTCCTGCGTCCGGGCGAGTCCGTCATGACCGTGCGCGCCAAAGACGTTCAGCCGTGGATTCTGGCCCGGTTCACTTTCCAGGAAGCGCAGCGACTGTCGCCGGGGGACGCTGCAGACGTGTATGTTCCGTCTTCGGGCAGGCTGTATCACGGCACGGTCCGCGCCCTCGGTCACCATGCCATGGCCTCGGGCGGTGCGGTTTCCCAGGATCTTGAGATCAGCATGAATGAAGTGCCGGTCAAGATCTCGTTGGACGAGCCTGCTCCGGAGCTGGTTCCCGGACTCGGTGTCGAGGCACGGGTCAGCACTCCGGTTCTTCCGGAGATTACTGCGTATTTTGGGGATATTAAAGGGAAGGCCAACTAG
- a CDS encoding autotransporter outer membrane beta-barrel domain-containing protein — MHSTHTGRLHIATQCMTALFCAVFLLASPVMGADNYDDITTPLYGSNTNYGSITTTADLASAMQSDGFDQTLINAAGGTITTYGNGAGGMVVSNGSTATNSGTITTYGLGDAYGIQTSTGCTATNSGTIISYNTSAIRCYSGSTFYNSGTLASYGSHAIYADDSDVHLQTGTSILAGDVHGTGTSDLYLDGSGTVNFDISGDWTIWKTGDGTWTIAQNISAAAPAYVITGGTLALASGVSLSANNFFMDPGTTLQVALDGSGTTAIASFGASIIDESNLVVDISADLIGNSQTILSASTILGTFASVTSLNPHFSFDLDMALPDVGITNVSYAPQWDNSALGMASSMESNLAFMLIPNARSQMLLSDSGEQQDQTMVASAGPLLNILPSSSGDRRYGIYMQPMFSTSTRDAYDSAPGYTANTAGGEVGVDAFVDDNLLLGAFAGFASTKIDFDGVTFAEGDTEDQQLYVLGIYGGYRAGDWDLTDTLSVTHIRHDSERNAGLGETAKGDYDSQLATNQFLASYNWLDNGDWRLCPELGLNTSYLYRSGFSETDATNAITFGKYSTFIAESVVGMRVSTNFDIRETQMTPYARLKWSHALNDNDVTVRQTLGSTTAQVTQSNDDDHLGLDLGLTARNGDASFSLTYAGEISQHGQSHGLSALMRYEF, encoded by the coding sequence ATGCACAGCACGCACACCGGTCGACTTCACATTGCCACGCAGTGCATGACTGCCTTGTTCTGTGCCGTTTTCCTCCTTGCCTCACCGGTAATGGGCGCGGACAATTACGACGACATAACCACTCCCCTCTACGGCAGCAACACCAACTACGGCTCGATAACCACCACCGCAGACCTTGCCAGCGCCATGCAGTCCGACGGCTTTGACCAGACCCTCATCAACGCCGCCGGCGGAACCATCACCACGTACGGAAACGGTGCGGGAGGGATGGTGGTAAGCAACGGCAGCACCGCAACCAACAGCGGGACAATCACCACATACGGGTTAGGGGACGCATACGGCATTCAAACAAGCACAGGGTGCACCGCGACAAACAGCGGGACAATCATCAGCTATAACACCTCTGCAATACGATGCTATTCCGGTTCAACATTTTACAACAGCGGCACATTGGCTTCCTATGGATCTCATGCCATATACGCCGACGACAGCGATGTACATCTGCAAACCGGAACCAGCATCCTTGCAGGCGACGTGCACGGCACAGGCACTTCCGACCTCTATCTGGACGGCAGTGGCACGGTGAATTTCGACATAAGCGGAGATTGGACCATATGGAAAACAGGAGACGGCACCTGGACCATTGCCCAAAACATATCAGCAGCCGCACCAGCATACGTAATCACTGGTGGAACCTTGGCCCTGGCTTCCGGCGTTTCCCTCTCAGCAAACAATTTTTTCATGGATCCCGGCACGACCCTTCAGGTAGCTTTGGACGGCTCGGGAACGACCGCCATAGCATCGTTTGGTGCCTCGATTATCGACGAAAGCAATCTGGTCGTGGACATTTCCGCGGACCTGATCGGAAACTCTCAAACCATACTAAGCGCTTCGACAATTCTGGGCACATTTGCTTCCGTCACCAGTCTGAACCCCCATTTCTCATTCGACCTCGACATGGCACTCCCCGATGTCGGAATCACGAATGTTTCCTATGCCCCGCAATGGGACAACTCGGCATTGGGAATGGCCTCGTCCATGGAGTCCAATCTGGCCTTCATGCTCATCCCCAACGCGCGCAGCCAGATGCTGCTGAGCGACAGCGGCGAGCAACAGGACCAAACCATGGTGGCCTCTGCCGGGCCGTTGCTCAACATATTGCCTTCGTCGTCCGGCGACAGACGGTACGGCATTTACATGCAGCCCATGTTCAGCACCAGCACGCGCGACGCCTATGATTCCGCGCCCGGCTATACCGCGAACACGGCCGGGGGCGAAGTCGGCGTGGACGCGTTTGTGGACGACAACCTGCTGCTGGGCGCGTTCGCTGGTTTCGCCAGCACGAAAATCGATTTTGACGGCGTGACCTTTGCCGAAGGCGACACCGAAGACCAACAGCTCTACGTGCTCGGCATTTACGGCGGATACCGCGCGGGCGATTGGGACCTGACCGACACTCTGAGCGTCACCCATATCCGCCACGACTCCGAACGCAACGCAGGGCTGGGCGAGACCGCCAAGGGAGATTACGACAGCCAACTCGCGACCAACCAGTTTCTGGCTTCATACAACTGGCTGGACAACGGCGACTGGCGGCTTTGTCCCGAGTTGGGCCTGAACACCAGCTATCTCTACCGGAGCGGATTCTCCGAGACCGATGCCACCAACGCAATCACCTTCGGCAAATACAGCACGTTCATTGCCGAAAGCGTGGTCGGCATGCGCGTGAGCACGAACTTTGACATCCGGGAAACCCAAATGACGCCCTACGCCCGCCTGAAATGGTCCCACGCCCTGAACGACAACGACGTGACCGTCCGCCAGACCCTCGGCAGCACCACGGCGCAGGTGACCCAATCAAACGACGACGACCATCTCGGCCTCGACCTCGGCCTGACCGCCCGCAACGGCGATGCCTCGTTCAGCCTGACCTATGCAGGAGAAATCAGCCAGCACGGTCAATCCCACGGCCTTTCCGCGCTCATGCGCTACGAGTTCTAG
- a CDS encoding acylphosphatase, with translation MKQVLAEVHGMVQGVWFRAWTTDLAASLGLTGWVRNTPAGTVETLAQGDETALNEFVRHLHQGPVLARVERVDTKFNSTEEKFNKFSVRH, from the coding sequence ATGAAACAGGTACTCGCAGAAGTGCACGGCATGGTGCAGGGAGTGTGGTTCCGGGCATGGACCACCGACCTTGCCGCCAGCCTGGGATTGACAGGCTGGGTACGCAACACCCCGGCCGGCACCGTGGAAACCCTGGCCCAGGGCGATGAAACAGCACTGAACGAATTTGTGCGCCACCTGCACCAAGGCCCGGTACTGGCCCGTGTGGAACGAGTTGACACGAAATTCAACAGTACAGAAGAAAAATTCAACAAATTTTCTGTCCGACACTGA
- the holA gene encoding DNA polymerase III subunit delta, which yields MARPSYSFYICPDPQMLSTTIAKALDASGVSGWERKAFWGDDDDPLPQVFWQDLTIKGLFSQPKALVVRRAHKLKAEQWKKLNKALRTLGSDVWPFFCLEGQWKGKKPPVPAHVGRLDIYKHARSSGWVWEYPGLDEKDLRNFVSDWAARNNLTLDRGVLQALASALPTDAVASRLELQKLELAVEPGGTVTRQHAELVAPSGEMEFFELMDALGKQGVEAAVWKRVLEDHLKKSSDRMIFNLIGYLASQARMYWMLMSGEESKVKAHPYVKKIKTPVARRLGRAGVARMIDLALDAELSIKTGTRNPEEVLDFLVAGLISLFRQPGRA from the coding sequence ATGGCCCGGCCCAGCTATTCGTTCTACATCTGCCCGGACCCGCAGATGCTTTCCACAACCATCGCCAAGGCGCTGGACGCTTCCGGCGTATCCGGGTGGGAACGCAAGGCGTTCTGGGGGGACGACGACGATCCCCTGCCACAGGTTTTCTGGCAGGACCTGACCATCAAGGGGCTTTTTTCCCAGCCCAAGGCGCTGGTGGTGCGCCGCGCCCACAAGCTCAAGGCCGAGCAGTGGAAAAAACTCAACAAGGCCCTGCGCACCCTTGGTTCCGACGTGTGGCCCTTCTTCTGCCTCGAAGGCCAATGGAAAGGCAAAAAGCCACCCGTTCCCGCGCATGTGGGACGGCTGGACATTTACAAACATGCGCGCTCATCCGGCTGGGTATGGGAATACCCCGGGCTGGATGAAAAAGACCTGCGCAATTTCGTGAGCGACTGGGCCGCACGGAACAACCTGACCCTTGACCGCGGGGTATTGCAGGCCCTGGCCTCGGCCCTGCCGACCGATGCCGTGGCTTCGCGGCTGGAGCTGCAAAAGCTTGAGCTGGCCGTGGAGCCGGGCGGAACCGTGACCCGGCAGCATGCGGAACTGGTGGCACCGTCCGGGGAAATGGAATTTTTCGAACTCATGGACGCACTGGGCAAACAGGGCGTCGAGGCCGCGGTCTGGAAGCGCGTTCTCGAAGACCATCTCAAGAAATCCTCGGACCGCATGATCTTCAACCTCATCGGCTACCTTGCCAGTCAGGCGCGCATGTACTGGATGCTCATGAGCGGCGAGGAATCCAAGGTCAAGGCCCACCCCTACGTCAAGAAAATCAAGACCCCGGTGGCCCGCAGGCTCGGCCGCGCCGGGGTGGCGCGCATGATCGACCTGGCCCTTGACGCGGAATTGAGCATCAAGACCGGCACGCGCAACCCCGAGGAAGTGCTCGACTTTCTGGTGGCCGGGCTCATCAGCCTGTTCCGCCAGCCGGGCCGGGCATAG
- a CDS encoding tetratricopeptide repeat protein produces MNASRERRPEEPDFGCRGIDDDKESLRCVFSSTREITVGTGTTQKKHQTKVLWFVEQTGEDSYSIKKINPHFVPVGKPTTVSFDELMTDFAPEVELHMGKVGPAMRELHETLERGDSNREEGVLNKAEYEYGQALIVDEQNVRAIFGLGLVYADRKDRENAAAVFRQLVEMDAPFQEEHKHLFNEFGIALRKAELLDESVEYYSRALGFSEDDDDHLYYNLGRAHYERHDWQQCLDCMARALELNGGLEAALDLCELINALAEDDDLREKYRKPSIPPEVGTQVAALLQKHGREPKA; encoded by the coding sequence ATGAACGCATCACGAGAACGCAGGCCCGAGGAACCCGATTTCGGGTGCAGGGGCATTGATGACGACAAGGAGTCGCTTCGCTGCGTTTTTTCGTCCACCCGTGAAATAACCGTGGGTACCGGAACCACCCAGAAAAAGCATCAGACAAAGGTCTTGTGGTTTGTGGAACAGACTGGCGAAGATTCCTATTCCATAAAAAAGATCAACCCCCATTTTGTTCCCGTTGGCAAGCCTACGACGGTTTCCTTTGACGAACTCATGACTGATTTCGCGCCCGAGGTGGAATTGCACATGGGCAAGGTCGGCCCGGCCATGCGCGAATTGCACGAAACGTTGGAACGTGGTGATTCAAACCGGGAAGAAGGGGTTCTCAACAAGGCCGAATACGAATACGGCCAGGCCCTGATCGTGGACGAACAGAACGTTCGTGCCATATTCGGCCTCGGGCTGGTCTATGCGGACCGAAAGGATCGGGAAAATGCCGCGGCTGTTTTTCGCCAGCTGGTGGAGATGGATGCACCGTTTCAGGAAGAACACAAGCACCTGTTCAATGAATTCGGCATTGCCCTGCGCAAGGCCGAACTGCTTGACGAGTCCGTGGAATATTATTCCCGTGCGCTGGGATTTTCAGAAGACGATGACGACCATCTTTATTACAACCTCGGCCGGGCCCATTACGAGCGCCATGACTGGCAGCAATGCCTTGATTGCATGGCCCGCGCGCTCGAGCTGAACGGCGGACTTGAAGCGGCCCTTGATTTGTGCGAACTCATCAACGCGCTTGCCGAGGATGACGACCTGCGGGAAAAGTACCGGAAACCCTCCATTCCCCCGGAGGTCGGGACGCAGGTTGCGGCATTGTTGCAAAAACATGGGCGTGAGCCCAAGGCCTGA
- the radC gene encoding RadC family protein yields the protein MTETPHYAGHRQRLRQRLMRDPRSLADYEILELVLASVLPRRDTKPLAKALIERFGSLGAALAAQPEELAECKGVGQGVVAHWHLLQEMQARLAEGNLGQADQLSTVEAVARAGMARIGNKRTEEFWVALLDSSNRVIEWDRVSAGTVDRVDAYPREILALALKRQARSVILVHNHPGGDPTPSEEDRLLTLGVARVAETLEILVRDHVVVADSGYYSFHEHGLL from the coding sequence ATGACCGAAACACCGCACTACGCAGGACACCGCCAGAGACTCAGGCAACGGCTGATGCGCGATCCGCGCTCGCTGGCCGATTATGAGATATTGGAACTGGTGCTGGCGTCCGTGCTGCCGCGCCGGGACACCAAGCCGTTGGCCAAGGCCCTGATCGAACGGTTCGGTTCGCTGGGCGCGGCCCTTGCGGCACAGCCCGAGGAACTGGCGGAATGCAAGGGCGTGGGGCAGGGAGTTGTTGCACACTGGCACCTGCTGCAGGAAATGCAGGCCCGGCTGGCCGAAGGAAACCTTGGGCAGGCCGACCAGCTCTCCACGGTGGAAGCCGTGGCCAGGGCGGGCATGGCCCGCATCGGCAACAAGCGCACCGAGGAATTCTGGGTGGCCCTGCTGGACAGCAGCAACCGGGTCATCGAATGGGACCGCGTCAGCGCAGGAACCGTGGACAGGGTAGACGCCTACCCGCGCGAAATACTGGCACTGGCCCTGAAACGGCAGGCCCGGTCCGTGATTCTGGTGCACAACCACCCGGGCGGCGACCCCACGCCTTCCGAAGAAGACCGGCTGCTGACCCTTGGCGTGGCTCGCGTAGCCGAAACGCTGGAGATCCTGGTGCGGGACCATGTGGTGGTTGCGGACTCCGGCTACTACAGCTTTCACGAACACGGCCTGCTCTGA
- the lptE gene encoding LPS assembly lipoprotein LptE, with the protein MRLFLLISTLSLCILAGCGYSFPDGSTSSLPPQYRSLAINKVEHPTLYSWLEPRLRSLLRDELNRRDWVTWTSKKNARAWINIDVERYYRQAAVTGESDETLRSEASITMTATIVSPADGHVIWKSETIKESWPYYGGEEEEADDEVTALAIRRLARQLSQNY; encoded by the coding sequence ATGCGATTATTTTTGCTCATTTCTACATTATCGCTGTGCATACTTGCCGGTTGCGGCTATTCGTTTCCGGACGGATCAACGTCCAGCCTGCCCCCGCAATACCGCTCGCTGGCCATCAACAAGGTGGAGCACCCCACGCTCTACTCCTGGCTAGAACCGCGCCTGCGTTCATTGTTGCGCGACGAACTCAACCGCCGCGACTGGGTGACCTGGACCTCCAAGAAAAATGCCCGGGCATGGATCAACATCGACGTGGAGCGCTATTACCGGCAGGCTGCGGTGACAGGCGAATCCGACGAGACCCTGCGCTCCGAAGCGAGCATCACCATGACCGCAACCATTGTCTCGCCGGCAGACGGTCACGTGATCTGGAAATCCGAAACCATCAAGGAATCCTGGCCCTATTACGGGGGTGAGGAAGAAGAAGCCGACGACGAAGTGACCGCACTGGCCATCCGCAGGCTGGCCCGCCAACTCTCGCAAAACTACTGA
- a CDS encoding FmdB family zinc ribbon protein, producing the protein MPIFEYRCNKCGNEFEELVFDRDECPPCPKCSSVQTAKLMSACRSKFGAGAQGGESAGSDDADSGPSFSSSSPCSGCSGGDCSSCGC; encoded by the coding sequence ATGCCCATTTTCGAATACCGATGCAACAAATGCGGCAACGAATTCGAAGAACTCGTATTCGACCGTGACGAATGTCCGCCATGCCCCAAGTGCTCGTCCGTTCAGACGGCCAAACTCATGTCCGCCTGCCGGTCCAAGTTCGGTGCCGGCGCACAGGGCGGCGAATCCGCAGGCAGCGACGATGCGGATTCCGGCCCGAGCTTCAGCAGCAGTTCTCCCTGCTCCGGTTGTTCGGGCGGCGACTGCTCCAGCTGCGGCTGCTGA